DNA from Nymphaea colorata isolate Beijing-Zhang1983 chromosome 4, ASM883128v2, whole genome shotgun sequence:
aCACAACATCATAAAGTAACAACATATGTCGAGCCAGCAAGAGCATCCTCGTTAAAGACGATGAATGTCAAATTCCACAGCCGATCATGTCATTCAAGTCACGTTACCTTCTATCACATcgtttcaaacaaaattttatcaCAAAATCATTCATGTAATTTAGAATCAGACTAATTTAATATGAACTTAAATAATGAATAGTCAGTGAAAGGGAGAGAGGCTGAATGGTGATTCTATATTGAGTCGCCATCCACACTCCTCCCAACCTACCCAACCCCCAGATTGCGAGGGAGGTgctttaactatatatatatatatatatatatatatatatatatatatatatataatgaataaaaaaatacaaacacacataaatcaaattttttttttttttaaacgagAAGAGCATTTCATCCTATCAACCCTTTCCAATCACACCCAAGGTCCAAGTATGTGTTGGTGTTTGGTATAGATCTAATATACATAATTAATCATTCTCTCCCCCATTGTTGTAAGGCATGGTGCTcattaaaattaaattgaaaatgcATACTCTTACCTGTTTTAAATCAATAAGCTATAATATGCCCATCAAGcaaaatttttcttctcaacCAATATAATTGACATGGTAAGATGCAGAAAATGGGTGCGTGCACTTATGCAAAGGTAGAGTcaggaattttttgtcgcagAACTAAACTTTTAACAGTAGTGTTGAAATAgaaaatttcaatatatatatatacatacatatatatatatataattattttttttaaatttacatataaatttttaaagtttttaaaatctgagaaGAGGTCAAGGACCTTGCCGACTCCCTTCCCTCCGCCTTTGCACCCATGCACATATCAGGCATTTGCCTCCATAAAATATTAACGGATCTAATTGGTAGCTAAACCCGCTTAATTACATTTTAAACTGTGAAACGATGCCAAGTGAGGATATTATATGTATTGATCGTGGATGAGTCGACATATACCAATAATTTTGTTAGTTAGAGGCGTGAACAACACGTAAAACGGGGCCGATCGAATGGAGTTATGGATGTGGTGGCAATGTTCAAACGTGTaagagtttgaaaaaaaaaaaaaaactgacatgTTCATTAGATTGTATATGGGTTCAAAAACTAAAGGTCCTAAAATAATAACAAACCCAGACTTAAACAATCgccatttttcttattcatacAAATCAATTGCGTATGAAACCTAATTTACTCAAATTTTTATGTCATGATTCAAATAGATGTGTTGAACATAACCAAAATCCTCATAAATCAATTGTTTATTTGTACATCTGACAAACAAACGtatttttaatttatgaaaaaaatttcaatgcaTTTTTGGTCACCTGTTTTTTAATCATCGAACGCACTCGGACCCCACAATAAATTAATTATTCTTATATTGACATCTCatagcaaatttttttttatttataagttGATgacctttaaaaatttaaaatttattactcgTGCCCTTTAGTGTGAATTTTTTGGCTTTGACCTTGATAAACGTGAGGTTTCAGAGTTCCAAAAACTAAATTTCCCGTACTTAATGTAGCACATCTGAAGATTTATATACATTTAAGGAAGAAACAGACTTGCCACgataaagaaaaagcaaatttaGATAAAGGACTTTGTGATCAATATTCACGAACAAGAGAGTTGATCTAGTCCACTTACATGCATACgcttctcaaaaagaaaataattcagcagtcacaTAATTTTATGCAATTATTTCTCCCAAAAacatatcattttttagaaCGATTAAATAAACTTTTCAATTATATTgtcttctttcattcttttaaagCAAATTGTGTTTCTTGTCAAGCAATGGAGGAGAGATTATATGGTAGCAGCCAAAGTATAATCAATTCAAGGGAAGTTACACTGTCAAATCGAGTAGTTTGAATATTTTCCTTGTCAAAACAACAACCAAGTACCATAGGCCTACTCAATGCATAATGTATATCTTAACAGGAATGTAATGCACTTAGAATACTCAGGATTGGTGTTAGATAAGGTATCTTCATATGTCACACGGACATGCCTGGATGCGAGAGATGGCTCGGACACAACAAATTCATattctgcattttttttcatctgatttACGTTTTTTACTTAGTAATTTACACTTTATAAATATCAATAATATGAAATATGTGTGTAATGTCATCTCCCTGTACTCAAATTTACTTCATTTTAAGGTATACACGCCCCACACTAGTATTATAGTCTATGGACGGAGCCAAGGTAAGGCTCGCATGGGCCTTAGCCctacctcattttttttttaaatttacatctaaattttaaaaaatttcacttgttttatgaaaattttgaaaaatgatatttccgtcctactcaaaatttaaaaactttaattcaatctACCTCATAAAAGATTTTTGGTTCTGCTCTGATTCAGACTCagactttttaaaaaatgctaTGTTTGTATTTGCCAAAGCTGATTATATGCACCGCttgatgaacaaaaaaaaattgcgcATCAGGAGTATAATGACCATAATACCCTTGGTCAGTAAAAAGGCGAATCCccttataaggacaaaaaagaaaggtagtagaaaaaaattaaaagttaaaaaaaaaaattcaaaataattatatataaataggCCAGTAGTTTTCATGCTCGCAGTTAGTATTTGACTCATGTAGCTATCACTTCTAAAACCAgctaaaaccataaaaaaggGTTTATTTTTCCCATTGCTTTCAAGAAGGTTTAGGTCTCAGacttttttttgccaaaaaaatggtCCTACAACAATATATATTGTTTCTCTGTGCAAAAACAGTGGACAGAGAAGAATGTTTAAGTGTCaatttgcatataatttttACGTCGTTGAAGAGGGACTTATTCTTGTACCCTTTTTGTGGGTTGATGCGCCCAAGGTATGAGTTCTCCTACCAACCACTGTTTCAAAGTTCTATTCCTAGAATGACAAAGTCAGAGCATTATTTTTCTTGGTAGGATCTTATTATATGATTCTCTTTCAttcctgatctctctctcttttctccctcACATTATCCCTAGTATTTGACTGCCATTGGCCTCAATTCTCAAAGCTTCATGCAGATGATCCCCTTCAGTTTCATTTTCATAACTCTGTGCTCTCATAGTTTAACTGTAGGCCATGGCTGTAACAACCAGCCACCAACAGAgtgaaaagaatgatggttaaCGGTACAACACATATGCTAAAGATGCCAACATTATGGAGTTTGTAAATATGGTGGCAAAGATCAAGACAATGGATTATGAAAATAGTTAATAACTAGTACAAATCAAGGAGCGGTTTTGTCGATAATAAATATCTTGTAACAGCTCCTTAAAATAAAGAGTTATCTCAGTTATAATGTCTATATATAAGAGATTGCCACACTATCAATTTCAAGGCACAAATCACGTTAATAACAAGCACAAATCAAGGAGCGATTTTGTCGATAATAAATATCTTGTAACAACTTCTTAAAATAAAGAGCTATCTTAGCTCTAATGCCTATATATAAGAGATTACCACACTTTATCAATTTCAAGTCGATGGCGTTTAGtgataaataaaattactccacgttaaaatttcttttgtcttttatgTTTTCAACAAAGTATAATAGGCACACTCTTCCCGACCTTGCTCAAGAGATGACCCTTCATACTGTAAAGCTCTGATGCCAACTGAACGTCTCCTATATGAGCTAGAACCCGCCCTTGATGCCCAAGGCCACCCTGCAATCACCAAGGAACCCAACTCTTCACTGTCACCAATGCCCTCTAACAAGTCATGCAGGTTCATAGAAAACATCTACAGCCTTTATCCTTACTCCGCTGCTCCATCTCCAGAGTTGAACAGAGTGCTAGAGAAGTATGTTGCTATGCACAGACGTTGCAGAGACATAGACTCTGAAATCCTTGATCATGTCTACACTTCTTGTAAGAGACCCACATGTGGCGCTTTATGATTTGGAGTCAAAGTCAGTTTGGGTTCGGCAATCGGCTTCTTCCACtgatctcctccttcctctATGCCATACTGTCTGCAAGATGCTCCTAATTGATTACCCACAATGAGATGACCTCTTCTGTGAGCCATTCCTGGGCTCAACCACCCAGTTGTCTGCCAGAACCAAGCTGTCCACACAACTAGGCCCGTGGTACGCGCGATTCCACCGAGCTAGATGCGGATCAGGCCCGCCGAACAACAACGGCATCTGCAACACAACTGTAGTGAATTTGGTTCTAGACATACACAACATCCCAATGAGTGATTATGAGTCCATTGCATGCCCAATGGGCTATGCAAGGCTCAGGGACATAGCCTTTGTGACTATAAGGAAGTGCAACCAATATATGCACCGGTTTTCTATCTCAACCCAGTGCTCCCCCCTCTGCTTGATGTGCTGTTCCCTGAGAGGAACCCATTTCATTTACTGTCAAGATTTCTCCTAGCACCAAGTGATGCTATGTGGGGCTCAATTAGCTCCCACTTGGACATCCACTCCAGCAGAAGAATTGGAGTCCAAGTAAGGGAATTGAAGACAAGAAGGTACATGTCAGAGTATGATGAGAATGTTCTGCATTGCATCAAGAGAAAGGGAGGTTTTCTTCTAAAGAGGTTACGAAAGCGGATTCCTCCCGAGGAGTATCCGGCGATCTATGTGGCAACGTTGGTGGGGCGCCATTTGGAGGAGATGAATTCCTCCATGAGGGTGTTGATGGAGGAAACAGGGAAGGAGTTTAGGCTGAACTTTCAGAAATTGGATGGGAGGGAAGTGCATGGCATGAAGCACCAAGCAGAGGCCTTGGTTGATATGTGGATGTTGAGTACCAGCCATGTGTTGATCACCAGCCAGGGGATTCCACCTTTGGTTACATGGCTTCTGGGCTCAGTGGTGTGGTTCCAAACTTCTTAGATAAGAGGGCAGGTAAAGGCTATTTCATAGGGCTCGGGGTGGAGCCATGCTTTCATGCTGCACCGAAGAGACTTTCTTGTGTCCAAGAGGAGCCTGTGGCCTTTAGCCTGCAGGACATGGCTAACAGAACTTCTAAGTTGAAGGTCTGCGTCGATCGTGAATCGGACTGGACAGTGGTACCTCGCAGATCTTCTCTATTTCAAGCATCAGAGAATTAGGCATCAATACGTTGATCAGGGAGGATTGCCTCATCCCCTAACCCTCTTAATTCCTCTTCAAGTTTGAACCGATCGAGTTTTCGTATATACATACTCACACATTGTTGCTTCAAGCAAATGGGAATCCATGGTTGATTCATCATGGTGTATTACTGATGAATCGAGATCTATAtcacatgaaaaaaatcaataaaataatgtttatggCAGATTGTGCACAGAATTGGTGATTTGAATAACCATCCCTACTAATTAATCTTGAGACCATTTGTATTTTCTGATATGGTTGAGGGCAATATGGAAGAATGAGCTTCATGCAAGTAAAACAGTGTGAGTTAAAGGTGCCAAGATATATGGGGATGTGAGGATCCCTCTCATTCAAGTGCCTGATGGTGAACCAGTTGGCATgattggcaaaaaaaaaaaaaaaaaaattaccatttgCTTGACATTGTTGATTGATAAAAATGGATGAAGGATCAGAACGATAGTATCTCAATTAAATAAATCGCCTCTTGTTTCAAATTGATGATCACTTGTCGACGCTAAATCTGCCTCGTGAGTTAGCATTTTTAATAATCAGAATTGGATGTAAAATCGAGCTTATGAGTCAACGCTGCTGGTACTGTAAAAAGAATGGCTTCTCTGTTTGTTCTTGCCAAACATAAAGATGTCGTGTCTATGAAAATATTATGTGGctagttcttaattttttatgcaAGCAAAAGCAGATTTCTGAAAAAAACATAAGCAGGACTGCTTAGTGTTAAAAGATTCGATCgattgtaattttcttttaacaGTACATGAGCGGAAAATGTAATTTAAGGAGCTTTCCAGATGAAACGCAGATCAAGCTTGACAAGTTGATTCATATAAGGTAAACTGTGCAAATCCATTGGTTTGTAATCCAATTTTGAAGAACCAACGTGTTACCAGCTGTACAATTGTAAGACGGTATAATCTAAGAATCCAGTGTGAATCACTGTAAGCTTTTTCCACCATCCTCGACCTGTTTATCAGAAAACCAGTCGTATGTCGGGagatggaaaattttaaaaatatacaaTTAAAACAAACGAAAATTTAATGTATAAAAGGGATTTCTGGTGTTCTTGTCACTGTCTTTCCCGAGCTATAAATTTTACTTAGTCATAAAAATATACTCTTAGTTACGTTCTTTTGAGCCTTCACGTTGATTTGATTATCAAGACATAGAATCACATACTACGCGTTGGTGGCATATAAGGAAGCTTGATCTTTACGAGATGACATTCATTTCTTAGTTCTTACCCCTAAAATGCATGTTCTTAagtattttcacttttttagaCTTCCTCTTTTatcttcacaattttttttcttattgaaataagaccattttcatcattaaccatattgctGTACGAAATTTCTTGCACTAGCACAGCATACCTAACCAACGTcccctttttttattgaagcTGCTTATATGTGCTATATTGATGCATGATTTTTCATGCGTTAGTATGGtcaatgactaaaatatctttagtttacacctgaaacaaactttttctaaaggcaaaattgaaaattaaaaaaaaataagaaactatagaagacatttctttttaataaattatcaaaatatcattttctccTTTACAACTGCACACGGTGCATACCTTGAGCCCTTGGCTCCTTATGCTGCCCTTAGGTTCACTAACCCCTCTCCATGTGTTGGTGTGTCGTCGTCTTTACGTGGCTTCTCCTTGCTCTTCTCGCCGTCCTCGTTGCCccactttatagtttatacttcTGCAGCCTGCCTTGCTTCCTTGGTGCTGCTGATTGCTTATTGGTTGTTATTTGTCATAGAAGCACGTGTTGGTTTCTCCCGATAATTTCCTGTCGTGTTTGTGTCCGTGTGACATCACCCAAAATATTTAACAACAGCGTATCTTCCTGAGGTAATATCTGAGAAGCGGAAAGCGTATGAACAGGTGGTGCTCTGAGAGTTTGTTTGATTCACTCCGCTTGTTTGGTTCGTCAGGCATGAAATCATATGAAAACTAAGAAAGTTCTTCATTGGTATGAGTAATTTTCTATCATCTGGAAGCTTATAGGaaagaacattttcttttcccggCCCCGCATGCAGGTCCAAAATCGTTCTGCGCTTGTCCTGCaaatggttcaaacttcaaaccagCAAACTCTGTTTGTTCAACAGGCATGCTCCTTTAGACACTTCCTAGTCTCTTATGTACCAAGAGCAATCAAGGCCCTTAGCGAATTTTGTGGGTCCCCTTCATTAGGTGCCGGTACCATCAttatggctctctctctctctctctctctctctctctctctctctctatatatatatatatatatatatatatatatatatatagtgtccTGCCCACCAACCGTTCTCTGCAATTCACTTGCCAAGATTCTTCATTGGATCCATTCAGTCATATTAGGATCGAATCACAAACGTCCTACCTAACCTTCTGATGCTATTCCCGTCGGTGGCGTCATGTTACTTCTACTGGCAATTCTTTGCAGTAATATAAGAGGCCATGGTTGGCTCTACGTCACTGATGACTGCAGCCATATGTTTTACAACACATATACCCAAAAAGTCACCAGTTTGGTCGAAATTCAAATCCATCTGATAGTTAGCTGTGGCGGAAATTCTGATTCTTCTTTGGTGATTTTAAGTATATATTGCATCATATGAAAGAAAGACTTCTGCTTCCATATCGGTTTGTAATTTGACACGTCATCAAAGTGGGAATTGCAGATCTGCAGAAAAGACTCTCTTACAGCAATGTTTCATCTGACTGGTGCCT
Protein-coding regions in this window:
- the LOC116253278 gene encoding putative fucosyltransferase 10; this translates as MPNGLCKAQGHSLCDYKEVQPIYAPVFYLNPVLPPLLDVLFPERNPFHLLSRFLLAPSDAMWGSISSHLDIHSSRRIGVQVRELKTRRYMSEYDENVLHCIKRKGGFLLKRLRKRIPPEEYPAIYVATLVGRHLEEMNSSMRVLMEETGKEFRLNFQKLDGREVHGMKHQAEALVDMWMLNKRAGKGYFIGLGVEPCFHAAPKRLSCVQEEPVAFSLQDMANRTSKLKVCVDRESDWTVVPRRSSLFQASEN